The sequence below is a genomic window from Macrotis lagotis isolate mMagLag1 chromosome 7, bilby.v1.9.chrom.fasta, whole genome shotgun sequence.
GCGGAGCGGCCCGAGCTACAGCAGGCTGGTTGGCCACACCAGGCCGGATGGTGCTGACCCCCTGGAATCAGGGCCCATCCGAGAGGCGCCCCCACACCCCTCCTCTGGGCCCCAGGCGGGCCCGCCCCTGGCGGCTGTCCTAGCCGGCCCGGGGCGTGGCCCCAGCCCAgaggggccggggggccgggtgGGTGGACCCCAAGTGAGCTAACAGAGCCCGCGTCCCTGCCCAGTGTCCTAGCAACTGCTCAGCTGCGGTCTGTCTTGGCTATGGAGGAGCGTCTGGGCAGTAGCCGGGAGGAGGCGGCCCGGCTTTATCTGAAAAAGCACCGCATCATGGAAGTGATGAACTACCTGACGGCCCAGCTGCTCTACCACCGGCCCGGTAAGGGCTCGGGTGCCACCCGGCGGCCCCCGGCAGCTCCCCGCGCCGCCTTCTCCAAGCTCGCTCCTTCTCGCGCCTCTTCCTGCGGGCGGCCGAGGAAGAGCAGCAGGGAGGGTCGGGGAGCCCCGGGGGCCCGGAGACCTGCTTCCCGGCCCGCTGAGACCGCAGGGCTCACAGACGCCCGGCTCTCCCCGACCAGGTTGCAGACTCCCAGGGAGCTGGGTATTGAACACACTTCAGACCTCTTCCTctcattctccttcctcctcctgcACTCTGAGGGATCTGCCGGCCCTCTTCTCCCTAACCCCTCAAAGGGAGGGTGGGCGCGGTGCGCACAGCctgctccttccttcctcctccttgcCACTCTCAGGTCATTCTCTCCCACCATGCAGCGACTTGTCTTCTTGGAGAGTCATCCTGTCCAAATAGAAACTGgccccttctccctcctttctcaagatgcccttctcacctcttcccttcaaATGGGCAATAGTAGTTTCCTTACTCTGAACTCACAATTTCTCAGCTGGCTTATATCCCATCTCTTCTCTTCACGAGCTAGCTATCCTTGAACTTACTCAGGTCTAACGcattataaaagcaaaaacaaacataaaacccCAAACCCTGGGGAAATGGGTTGAGGAAAAGAACCGCCCACTCTGTACTTTCAAAATTCTCACACTCCTCAATCTTTGCATGCTGGCTTCTAGCCTCTTTACTCACACTGAATTGCTAAATCCTAtagccttttctcagttctcatgcTGCCAATGGCCTTAGGTAGATAGATGcttattatcattttaaggaaaaatccactTATACATatgctttcaaaaaaatttttttttagttttttgcaaggttaagtggggctaagtgactatTTTCtcctatcttgcttccctccccccactccccacctcccacagaaagcagtctgttaatctttacattgtttccatagcatgctttgatctaaattgaatgtgatgagagagaaatcatatccttaaggaagaaaaataaagtataagacatagcaaaattacataataagataagttttttccaaaattaaaggtaattaatCATTACTTTTGTTGCTTGTTATTGATATAAGCAATTATATTGTTAAACCACCCCTGCATTCCTGACataaatctcatttgatcacaATGTGATAAACTGTTGTCATTTCCTGACatgtattttatttaggatttttgcatccataggattttctttctctgatttgctttctgctttaggtatcagTTTGGAAGGACTCCTTTgcctattattccaaataatttatttaatattgcaACTAGTTCATTTTCAAATGTTTGTAAGAATATATGCTTCTTTTTTAGGAAACTTGTggcctattttttttaggtttttttttttgcaaggcaaatggggttaagtggcttgaccaaggccacaagaggtaggtatttattaagtgtctgaggccggatgctccatccactgcaccacctagcccccctcccccctatttaatttttaaaaaatcccttagCTATTCTATTTGCTGTTGATCTAGGcaatttacaaattttatatGTAGTCtatgttatttaaattgttcAATTTATTAGCTTATAATTGACAGAATAACTCCTGATAATTTCTTTAATGTCATCTTCATTAGTGAtatattcacccttttcatttttcatttgctctctaatttttaaaaaatccttagccaatcaagtttattttctttaataaaaccgatttctagttttatttattaattcaatagttttcttacattCAAATTTTGCtaagttcatttttaattttttggatttccaatttggtgtttaattggaaGTTTTAAATTTGtccttctaagttttttttttaaatttcacatctAGTTCATCGATCTGCTCATCATttattttgatgttatcttgAATTAATTTTGCTTCAGTGatcaaaaatagcaaaaaaaataatctcttccccctttctgttgaaaaaaaaagtctttacaaCAAACACACAGAGTCAAGCCAAACAAATCTCCACAGGATATTTACAAACATTGTCTTATTCTGCCCCCTAAATCCACTTCTCAACAAGCTGGGTTTCAGCATTGTTTCTCAGGAATCCTGTCTTGCAGTTATCAGAATTCTTAAGGCTTTCCAGTCTTATTGTTCTTATATGctcagtttcttaatttcatttaaatgtagtttctaaattctttccccttaattcctTCAGAGTATCTAAAATCCATTTAATCCTGCTTTGATAGCATTCTAGTTTGGGAGGTTTTTTCCTGATGTTTCTGTTGGTGTTTGATCATATTTTTCTTCTGGCATGTTAATCTTTagatccatatttttaaaaaattgattttctttattatctcaatataattttttttgagactttCTATTTTGGCATATCtgttgctgactttttttttaggttttttttgcaaggcaaacagggttaagtggcttgcccaaggccacacagctaggtaattattaagtgtctgagaccagatttgaacccaggtactcctgactccaaggccggtgctttatccactatgccacctagctgcccccctgttgctgactttttaaaaattttttccacttacatgtaaagataattttttttttttagtttttgtaaggcaatggggttaagtggtttgcccaaggccacacagctaggtaattattaagtgtctgaggtcaaatttgaactcaggtactcctgactccagggccagtgctctgtccatgtgccacctagccgccccaagataactttcaacattcatttttttctaagatttttagttccacaatttctccctccctcctcaaagATAGCAAATGATCTAAgtttacatgtacaatcatgctaaacaaatttctatattaatcatgtctagaaaaaagaatcagaacaaatgatgggaaaacagataaaaaccaaaacaaatttttaagaaagtgaaaatactatgctttgatctgcattcagactccctagTTTTTtggatttggatggcattttccatcacaaggctTTTGAAATTGTCATTGGTACATTTTATGGTTGAGAAGAGCTAAGCTGATCATCACGAaatgttgctgttgctgtgtacaacattctcctggttctgctcacttcactcaatttCAATACAAGTAAGGCTGACTTTTTAAGGGGCATTAATGACTTTAggctctttttgtatttcttatacCTCCAAATTTCCCTTGgattccccatttctattttaagAGTAATCAGTAAAAAGCAATCCAGTGTAGAGAACTAATTATACCTTGTAGGTTGTTGCCATTTCCAATAGAATTTGCCTTCTTGAAATGGTAAGAAAGGTATGTGTGAATCATTGTTTTACCCTAACTTTCTAATCTAGGGCTACTGAAAATTGCTTCTCATAAATAAGTCCCTCATAGAGAGGACTCCAGGGTTTATTTGCCAACtatgtaaatttaaaaagttaaattaagcTAGATAAAAGGGATATGAATGAGCCACCAGGATCAATTCTCATGTCTTACATGaatcttcatttttcctcttttctttagcTTACTTCCCTTATCCTTTCAGCAATGTTCCATAAAGTGTGCATTATGggattttttacttcttgtatgTTATTCATATAGatacatttttgcttttgctagaaattaaatttttaaatagagaGTTCAGAATTCTGGAATTCTGTGTTTTAGCTaaattatcttttgtttatatatttttaaagatattttgtttAGAATAATTCTTCAGTTTTAATTTTATGGTGTCTTATGAAAATGCAAACTATTCTATTacagaaaaaccaagagaatttTTGCTAAATATTCTAACAAGAATTAAAGTTGCAAAAATAACTGCTGTTGACTTTCCTACTCTCATGGATGATTCTAATTTGATTTCTATGTTTGAAATAATGGACCCTGCAAATCAAGGTTTTATAACTCCTGTTCAGTACAAAGAAGGTttgtgacttttatttttatcataactGTCAATAGTTCATAATCATTCTAGAACTCACTTtggtttaatttacattttatgaATTGCTTTTTGCATTTTCACAGCCCTAAAGAACCTTGGTCTGTTGGgtccagatgaagaaataaatgaagatgGAGAAGTTATCTCAAAGGAGGATTTCAAGGATGATGTGTAAGTTCAtttgatttaaaatgaaaatattaaatgattttagaGTAGAATAAGCATTGCTTAAAGAAGGTTCCCTCCCGAACACACACTTTTTTGTTAGAAAGGACTATTATTCTCTGAAATCTTTGTTTATCTGGAAGGTAATGAGGACAGTATTGACACTAAGAGGTTTGAGCAGGAGTGCTTAGTCAAGGGTGACAGGCCACCCCACACTCCTTTCCCAGTTGGCAGTCCCATAGAAGTGATCTTAGCAAAAATTTGCCAAGGTCCCCTAAGTAAGTCTCTGAGAGGGTAGTTTCTGATGTTTGATGGATGAAAGAATTCAGAagtgcttttctatttttttaagctaGAATAAGCAAGAATAAATACATCAAGATCAATGTTTATATATGTGATTAAATAAAAATCTACTATTAAATCcacattatttatataataaatatattttatataaataatgtgaatataatttatttcttcagtatAATTCCATTATGTGTATTTCTCTCACTAGTTCATATCCCAGCCATTTGAAGATCATTTCATGAGTAGTTGTTACCAAAGAAATCAGTTGCCTAGTGATCAGTTTGTTGAAAACAAGCCTTTCCAAACTTAGATGGACAGGTCCTCAACAAAACCATACTCAAAACCTTTCCATCTTGCTATGTGACCTACCAAAACTTGTACCTTGCTATCACATTCTTCAAAAATCCAGGGTCAGATCTATGCCCAGAGATTCCCCAAGTAGAACTTCAGTTGAGATTTAATATTTAACTTAAATAATTGATAATGTaagttcttgagggcagggggctgtttctcttttttgtttttctatcttttgtgCCTATAGTAGAATAGTTGACACTTATTTAAATCAAATTGTTATATAAGCTGACATTTATTGAATCAAACTAATActaagaaaaataactgaatgcTATCATAacccaaaatatgaaaaaaatcacattttctcaGACTAACATACCATTTCAGATGTCTTACCCAAGAGAAAATTTTGGTTCCTATCATAATATATCACTTGTGCAATAGTCATTTCATCTAAGATCAAAAGAACATCCAGTGCATATGCCATAGAATAAAGTCTTCTCGTGGGGTGCCAGATATAGAGGCACTTCCCTGGtccattggataaagcactgggccttgTGTCAggaaggacctgaggtcaaatttggctGCCCCAAGACAATTAAGAATTGTGTGACACTGGAtaaggaaattaatttatttgcctcagtttcctgaactgtaaaatgaaaataatagcaccttatAACACTCAGGATTGTTATAAGAATCCACTGAGATCATGGGTAGGGGAGAgacaaaaaaatggggaaaggggaaacaaaaggaatatcaaaaatta
It includes:
- the EFCAB10 gene encoding EF-hand calcium-binding domain-containing protein 10 isoform X2 codes for the protein MEERLGSSREEAARLYLKKHRIMEVMNYLTAQLLYHRPEKPREFLLNILTRIKVAKITAVDFPTLMDDSNLISMFEIMDPANQGFITPVQYKEALKNLGLLGPDEEINEDGEVISKEDFKDDVNRRTLEMWSAF
- the EFCAB10 gene encoding EF-hand calcium-binding domain-containing protein 10 isoform X1; the protein is MTLEFLTRRLVLNGGLEQNALKYLEKHKVADLLVSITSSLLFFRPEKPREFLLNILTRIKVAKITAVDFPTLMDDSNLISMFEIMDPANQGFITPVQYKEALKNLGLLGPDEEINEDGEVISKEDFKDDVNRRTLEMWSAF